TCTTTGGTGGTATAAAATGGTTTCATCACACTGCCCTGTATATTTTCTGCTATCCCGCCACCATTATCCGCTACCTGCACCACTACGCCATCCTCACGCACTTCAGACCTTACGCAGATTTTCTTTTGATAGCCCTTTATTCCTCTTTGATTCATCTCTTCCACTGCATCTCGCGCATTGGATAGTAAGATCAATATCACCTGCTCAAAACTATAAAGATTACCCTGAAGTCTGGGCAAATTATCAGTTAGTTCCACTGTTATCTTTATCTGATGTTTACTGAAACGGGCAGTGGTCATACGCAATGCATTATGAATGCTTTCATTAAGGTCTATCAGTTCCTGTTTTTCCTCTGACTGATTGTGTGAGAAAGTGCGAATATGATCAGTTATCCGGCGCATACGCTCAATATCATCATTCATAAATCCAGATTTTTTCTCTATATACTCCTGATCTGCATAACCCTCTTTTAATGCTTCTCCCAAATTTTCCAATGTAAATGATATACTCTGTAAAGGCTGATTGATCTCATGCACTATTCCTGCTGCCAGTTCACCCAGGATAGCCAGCCTTGATTGTTCCATCGCTTTCTGTGCCTGCCTTATTCTACGTACTTCTGCTTTACGGCGCAGAGATATTGATATCACGATCACCAGCAATATCACTAATATCAATACGAGAAATAATAGATTGCGTGACCGCTTATGGGCTTTGAGCTGCAATTCCTGCAATTCCGCATTCTTCTTTAAAAACTCTATCTCATTTTCCTTTTTCTCCGTCTCATACTTCATTTCCAGCTCTGCTATCTGTTTATGTTTCTCCTCAGTGAACAAACTGTCCTGCATTCCCATAAAACTGTTTCTATAATATAGTGCAGACTCAAAATCACCTTTTTCGCTGTAAACCGCAGCCAGATCTGAATAAGAAGAAAATCGTAATGACTCCAGATTGTTGTCCTCTGCCAGCTCTAATGCCTGTAAATGATATTCTACCGCCTTGCCGTACTCTTTTCTGTTAAAATAATAATTACCATAATTCTCATAATAAGTTGCTTTTATCTGAATATTATTATACTGCTGAAGATATTCTGCTGTTTCCTCCAGATAGGCTCGGGTAAGATCATACTGCTCCAGCGCTATGTATAAGGAAGTTATATTACTGATCCTGTTCATTATCCGATGCGGATTTCCTATCTCACGCTCAATTTCCAGTGCTTCCAGTAAATAAGCAAGTGCCTG
The sequence above is drawn from the Candidatus Stygibacter australis genome and encodes:
- a CDS encoding tetratricopeptide repeat protein, whose product is MRGVKLIFVFVVIIVFFQLTAAAGEELAGMLMKLEEQSGSDPAMALETGEKALAIAREEKDTASESKIFRLIADSYYYLNDLKSALNWYEQAADLVKELEGDSSPAYGMRLGDVAYCQDLLMQYEQAEITYQSALKIAKKLDDKPEEITILNNLGINYYKQARYDKAMEYLQDALQAEETYGNEEDISTVLNSIGMVYEAWNEEEKAIGYYQRALAIDRKYGDLSKIAVRLNNLGYIYRDMEDYDQALAYLLEALEIEREIGNPHRIMNRISNITSLYIALEQYDLTRAYLEETAEYLQQYNNIQIKATYYENYGNYYFNRKEYGKAVEYHLQALELAEDNNLESLRFSSYSDLAAVYSEKGDFESALYYRNSFMGMQDSLFTEEKHKQIAELEMKYETEKKENEIEFLKKNAELQELQLKAHKRSRNLLFLVLILVILLVIVISISLRRKAEVRRIRQAQKAMEQSRLAILGELAAGIVHEINQPLQSISFTLENLGEALKEGYADQEYIEKKSGFMNDDIERMRRITDHIRTFSHNQSEEKQELIDLNESIHNALRMTTARFSKHQIKITVELTDNLPRLQGNLYSFEQVILILLSNARDAVEEMNQRGIKGYQKKICVRSEVREDGVVVQVADNGGGIAENIQGSVMKPFYTTKEAGKGTGLGLAIARGIINEMQGSININSAVGKGTIINLNFAKTGD